TATATTGCCGTTAGCCTTCACATAACTGTGCATTATGGCGCCGCAGCGTATATCATTGTTTACTTCAACTTTAGTATTTTCCAGATAATAGGCTTTGAGACTGCCTTCTGAGACAATTGAAGCTCTATTTTTGCCCTTTACCCCTCTTCCAATCACTATATCACCTTTACTATACAGCACGCTGTCTTCCACATTCCCCCCTATTTTTATATCCCCTTCTGCTTTTATCTCAAACCCTGAATACACGTCGTTGCGAACCACGATGTTGCCCACGAAATTTATGTTACCCACCGACATATCTACATTTTCTATCTCTAAAACAGGTAGCACGCTTATTTTCCCGTCTTTGATAAACAGCTGACCATCTGTCATAGAAACAAACGCGCCGTTTGCCAATATCACGTTTTGGCCACACTTTATCTTAAGAGGTCTGCCCGGTTTAGGCTTAACAGAAGTTCCCATTACATCTTTACCTTCTGTGCCCGGTGTTGCTTCTGTAACCACAGCTATTATGTCCCCTTTTTTTACATTATGGACTATGTTGAGAGACCTGTAATCCACGCTGCCGTTGTCCATAATTTGCGGCTTTCCGCCCTGTACCACACGCCTAAAGTCCACACGGGCATCTTTCCCATCCTTGGGTTCTTTTCCTTGAGCGATTAAAATGTCCTCGCCGTACACCGGCGCATTAGCTAATTCTTTGATCACGTCGTGCATTATGCCGTATACGACTTTTCGCTCAGACAGAAATTTCTCAATGTCTTTTACATCGGGTCTCACGCCCTCCTGTAGGTTTATATACGCCTTCATCCTGTCATTGCTTATACGCAATTTTATGCCATCCATTATATCACCTGGCTCAGGAAGTTTTCCCTTTTTAAAAACTCCTTCAACTTTTTTATAGCCTGAGAGTGTATCTGAGATATTCTGGACTCTGTAACCCCTAATATCATCGCGATTTCTTTATACGTCAACTCCTCCACGTAATAGAGAGACAACACCAACTTTTGCTTTTCTGGAAGCCCTTCAATAAACTTTTCTAAAGATTCCCTCATCTCACGGTCTTCCACGATTTTATCAGGGGTACCAGTTGACGGGGGGATGTTTAATGTCCCATTTTCAAATATTTCTTCCAATGACAATATATTGCTGATATTGGCATAATTCAAAAGCTTATAGTACTCATCCAGAGAGATGCCCACCTCTCGTGCGATTTCGCTATCGCTTTTATCCCAACACCTGTCCACAACCTCCTGCAGCGCCTTATATTTTTTGCGCAGGGATCTGGGCATCCAGTCCATCTTCCTAAGATAGTCGATAACCTCACCTCTTATCCTGTATACAGCGTAAGTCTCAAATTTTACTCCTTTCGAGCTATCGTACTTTTCCACCGCATCTATAAGCCCCAGTATACCTTGATTTAAAATGTCGTCGTAATCGCTGCTCTCGTAATTAATTAATATGCGCTTTATCACGTATTTCACCAGAGGCAGATAATAAAGGACTATCTGGTTCCTGACTTCAATAGTGCGTTCTTTTTCATACTCATGCCACAATTTATCGATATCCAGGTCCTGCATTGTTTAAATCACCCCGCCAGCATTAAAGAATTTTCACTCCCCGGCCTATGGTCTTTACCACAAGAGATCCATCTTCTAGATGCAACTCGATAGTCCTGCCGTATGTTCCCCCCACATCTTTTGCCACTATGGGTATTCCTCTGGACTTAAGGACTTTTATAGCTGCCTCGATATTCCTATCACCGATTTTCAACCTCTCGTCAGATGACTTGATTTCAAACATCCTGGCACCTCCTGCCAGCTTGCTCACAAGCCTGTCGGTAACAGCACCCATCGCTTTTAATTTTTCCAATACCACATCTATGGCAGTATCTGCAAACTTGCCTTTAGTGGAATTAGCGCTGTACTGATGACTGCAGGGAAGCATTATATGAGCCAGACCACCTACTTTTAATACAGGATCATACAATGTCACTCCTACGCAGGATCCTAACCCTATGGTCACGAGCACATCAGGAGCTTTGGAAACACCGTAATCTGCCATGCCTATCCTGATGCAACTCATCAGCAACCTACCCCGAGGTGTTTCATAATTCTCCCTATGCCTTCTACATCAGGAATTAGGAATATATAACCGTCGATCCTCTTATCGTTCTCTAAAAATTCAGTCTCGATGTACAGCGCGTAATCGCCTACTTCGCCAAACTGTACAGCAGGAACGCTTAATATAGCTCCAGCCATATCTGCCGAATAGGCGGGGGGAGATATCGTCAATTTCAAGTTCATCAAATGGGAAAGAGCGTTGACGTAGCTGGCTACCAGGATATTGGATATTTCCGAAATAGCAGAGACTTCCATGTCGCCGAAATCCCCGTCAGCCCTATTACTGCCTAGCACAATGTCTACAACCTCTCTGGCTGAGCTCATATTCAACACAAACAGTATATTCGCCTTGATATCCCCTGTCATCTCAAAAAAAACTCCTGCTACCTTTTCCTCGGGGTTCCCCATCAAATCCGGCACCTGACTCAATTTGAGTATCTTCACCATGGGCACATGCATATCCAATTTCTTACCTGTCATCGCCGATAAAGCAGTTAACGCATTGCCTGTCCCGATGTTGCCCAGTTCTCTGAGGACATCCAGATAAAGGCTGTTTAAATTGCTGACATCCACTGTTTCCATTATATCATCACCTTTTCAGGAGTCGTCAGCTTCTCTACATTGAGGATGTTTACAATCCGTTCTTGATGCCTTATTATGCCGCTTATGTACATCTTATCTGATTCGCTCAAATCAACCGCATCTCTTTGAATGAGATGCTCGTCTATATCTACTATAGAAACCTCGTTGCCTATGAGCAAGCCAATTTTATAATCCTCTCTGCTCACTATAAGCACCTTATGAAAGTTAGACAAATCCCCTCCATCGTCCTGTTTTAATAAAGCCGATGGATTGATAATAGGTATAATTTCACCCCTCAGGTTAATCACACCTACAAGGTAATCAGGAGCTAAGGGGACTCTTGTAATAGGCAATCTTTTTTCAATGCTGACCGCCGACTGGATATCCACTCCAAAGCTCTCGCCTGATATCTGAAAAATCACGTATTTCATAACAATCATCTCCTTTACAACAGCAGTATAATGTCAATGATCAGCGAGATATCGCCATTGTTCAAAATAGTAACGCCTGATATAAACTTGTAATCTGATAGGTACTTGCCAGGTGATTTTATGACGATCTCCTCCTGTCCCAGCACCTGATCTACTACCACCCCTACCAGCCTATCTCCTTTTCTCACCACGAAAACCTGCATGGCCTCGTCATCAGATGACCCATCGATTTTCAGCAAATCCTTTAACCTGACCAGAGGTATTATATTGCCATTGTATACAAAGGTATCCCTGTTCCTAACCTTTTTAACCTGTTCTCTTTTTATATCAACTATTTCAATGATGGTACTCAAAGGTACAGCAAATGTCTCATCGCAGACTTTTACCAATAAAGCTTCAATCATCGAAAGGGTGAGGGGAAAACTCAATAGAAATGTAGTGCCTTTGCCTTTTTCTGTTATAACGTCGATATTGCCTCCCAGCTCTTCCACCTTGTTCTTTACCACATCCAGGCCTACGCCTCTTCCCGATATCTCTGTGACCTGTTCAGACGTGCTAAAACCTGACATAAACAAAAAGTCAAGAATCTGGCTTCTGGTAAGTGAGTGAGCTTCTGAAGGATCCACAAGCCCTCGGCTCACCGCTTTTTTTATTACCCTGTCCATGTCTATTCCCTTGCCGTCATCAGAAACCTGAATCACAATCTTATTACCATCATGATACGCTTTGAGGGACACCGTACCCGTCTCAGGCTTTCCCAACCTCAGGCGTTCCTCAGGCCCTTCTATACCGTGGTCTATGGAGTTCCTTATAAGGTGTACAAGGGGATCTGCCAGTTCGTCAATTATGGTCATATCGACTTCTGTGTTCTCCCCTTCCATTACAAAGTCGATCTTTTTGTTCAATGTCCTGGACAGATCTCTCACCATGCGGGGAAATCTCTTAAATACCCTCTCTATAGGTTCCATCCTCAGGCTCATTACCGCGTCGTGCATGTCTGACGTTATCCTGTCAAGGTAATCTAACGCTGCTGTGATTTCTTCGCTTACATTGCCCAAGTAGGACTTCACCCTGGACTTAGTTATTAAAAACTCTCCTACGAGGTTCATCAATTCGTCTAGCTTGTTCACGTCAACCCTTATGGACTTGGTAAGTTTCACTACACTTTCGCCGTTCTTTTTAAGCGAAGGGGTATTTTCTTTGCCAGCGCTGTTGTCGTTGTCAAATTTCAGCGGAGCTACTTCCACTCCTTGTATTTCAGAAATATCCAAAATGGCCTGTTTTAAATAAGATTCATCGGCTTTAGTTATAATATCCAGCAGAAGTTTCTCGCCGATATTGCCTTTTTCGATTTCCTCCACACCAGGCTCTGAATTGATTATATCACCCATATTCTGGAGCGTATTGAACACCACAAAGGCCCTGGCGGCTTTCAGCTGGCTTTCTCTGTCTATGGTTATGTTGACCCTGAATACATTATATCCCTGCTTTAATGCGCTTTCTACCACGCCTTTTTCGTATTCCTCGGCAGACCCTCTGATTTGCGCTGACACAACCTCGGCGCGTCCACTCTCTCCCTGTCCGCTGCCTCCCGTATACTTATTCAGCGCTTGTATCAGCGGACCTACATCAACTTCTCCCTCCTGGGCTGTCCTTTTGATGTTGTCCATCATGCGCTCAATGGCATCAAGGCACTTAAACAGCATATCTATAACGCCGTTATCCACAGATAACGAGCCGTTTCTTATGCCTTGAAGCAAGTCCTCCATGCCATGGGTCAAATCCGCCAACCTGTTAAAACCCATAGAAGCAGCCATTCCCTTTAACGTATGGGCGGATCTGAAGATCTCGTTTACCAACTCAGGCGATTGACCCGCCTCTAAGTTCATTATACCGTCGTTGAGGTTTTCCAGGTGTTCCTCACCTTCATCTACAAAAGCCTGTAGGTATTGAATATCCATAAACCTCACCCTTTCCTAATCCTTTTTCGCTGGCTTTCAAATATAAATTTTATTATCTGCTCTCTCTCGAACCTTTTGATATTTATAAAACAGATACCTAAATCAAACCCTTTTTCTACTTTACTGCACCTTATAACTTTTCCCGTTAAATTTAACTCTTTTCCATCCAGCGGCAGCAATATGTCGATCACATCGCCAGTTTTCAGTTCTAAATCGGCTACCATCCTCAATCCACCGCCGCTTACGTCCTTTAATATACCGCTGTGGTAATCTTCCTCATCGCTTCTTTTGTACTTTACATCCCTCACCGTCTGAAGTCTGTAATACTCCCTGCGCTGTATCCTCATTACCTCACTAATCCTACGAACTACCAGGCCATCCACGTTTCCATTGCTCTCTTTAAGGTCTACTACACCGTAAAACTCATAGATGCCATTGGGCCTGAAAAACCTTATATTGAGCATTTCTCCTAAAGGAATAAATACATTGTAGCCGTGAGATACAGGAACCGCTATGAAATACCTCTCACCGTCGTAAATATCCTGTACCTGCGATACATAAGTATTTCCCTCAAATATTACCTCAATTCTTTCACCGACGCTTAAGTCCAAATATTTTCCCCCCTCCGGAAAAAGCTTAAAAACCTTTTTATCCCTTCATAGTTGACATTATCCCTATTGGTCAGTTTCAACGCTATGTCATACAAGCAGCGGGCTGCATTGCTCTTAGGAAAACCTATGGCAATGGGCTCCTGGGCTTTTACAGACCTTACCACGTTCTTGTCGTCCAACACATACCCAAGGCTTTTTACCCTCATTGATAAAAAACGACCGATCACATCAGAAAACTTCTCTGCTATTTGCTGTCCTTCCCGCGGGGATTCAACCTTATTCACTATAAAGCTAAATGACTTGCTGCCATCTACCTTGCTCATGGATTTCACCAGAGCGTAGCCATCGGTTATGGAGGTGGGTTCAGGAGTGACCACCAGTATAGGCTCATCAGCTGCATATACAAATTTTCTAACCATCTCTGATATTCCCGCACCTGTATCTACAATAACATAATCTGCACAATAATCCAATAACAAAAAATTTTGAATTAAAAAATCCAGCTGTTCCTTTTTTATATCTGCTAGCTCCTCAATACCGTTACCGGCAGGAACAATTTTTACATCAGCAGGACCCTGGATCATTATATCTAAAATGCTCTTTTCTCCGTTGATCACATCGGATAAATTGTACTTTGAGCTTATGCCCATTATCACATCCACATTGCCCAATCCCAGGTCTGCATCAACTATAACCGTCCTGTACCCCATTTTGGAGAGAAATATGGCAAGGTTCACCGCTATGTTAGATTTTCCCACGCCGCCCTTGCCGCTGGTTATGGTTATCAGCTTTGATGACCTTCTGGCTTTAACCTTCTGTCTCAAGCTCTCAGCTTGATCCATAGCTCAAATCCCTCCCAGTATTTGCTCTACGACCTTTGCAGGATTTAAGATCTCGATGTCATCAGGAACGCTTTGCCCCACCGTCACATATGAAAAAGGAGCATCTGTAAGGTATCTGGCTTCCACTATCCCACAGAGATTCTCCGCTTCATCCAGCTTGGTAAATATAATTTTGTACTTTAAAAAGGAAAACTCTTTGAGTATTCTCGCTATATCGCCGTATTTGGAGGCGGAATTTATAACCAGATAGATTTCGTCCATCTTAACGTTTTTAATCAGGTCTTTGAGGTTTTGCATCTGATACGGGCTCCTGTGATTTCTTCCCGCTGTATCCACAAACACGATGTCCTTGTCTTCAAATGCCTTTATAGCGAGGGATAGCTCAAAACTGTTGTCTACAACCTTTATAGGCGAACCGATCATGTCCGCGTATGTTTTCAATTGTTCAGCAGCAGCTATTCTATACGTATCTGCCGTGATAAACGCCACATCTTTATCGTAATTTAACGCATAATTAGCAGCCATTTTGGCAATGGTAGTGGTCTTACCTACTCCTGTAGGCCCCACAAAGAGCACCACTGTAGGTTTTGAGGTAATTTTAAGAGGTGATGCAAAGCCTATTTTTTTGATAAAATAGCTCTTTAACTCTTTTATATCTTCCATATCCTGACCGGCTATTGCAATTTCCTTGGCTACCTCAGGGCTAAAACCAGCCTTCAACATCTTGTTGTATAGATTATCGTCATCGCTTTGGCTTTTTTGAGCGTGTATCTCCTGCCTCAACAGCTCAATGTCTTTTTTAATGGTGCGCAGGTGATCCTGCTTTGAGTCTACAGCTGCTATAACCTCTATCTTGGACCTGCCAAAAAGCCCTTTTATTCCTCTCTCTCTGTACTTGGCTGTGTGGAGAATAATGGCATCTTCACCTAACTCGGACTTTATTTTCATACGCGCTTCCAGCATATCGTTAACTATATACTTTTTTATCATCATGAAACGGTCACCTTCCAAAGAACATCAACTGTGATCTCCGGCAGCAATTCATTATAAGAGAGCACAGGGATATCTCTAAATACATGTTCTGTAATCTGCCTGACATATGGCCTTATAGCCGGCGACGTGAGTATCACCGGTTGCTGTTCTGAAAAAACAAATTTTTTCAACCCTTCTGCTATGCTGTTTACTATAGCGTTAATAGTCCTGGGATCCAATGACAGATAAGAGCCCAACTCCGTCTTTTTCACAGAATCAGATATGAGGTTCTCTAACTGTGGGTCCAGTGTGATGGCGTGGATTTTGTTGTTGACAGCAAAGAGATTGCTTATAGTCCTCCTGAGGGACTGCCTTACGTACTCTGTAAGCACATTCACGTCTTTTACATGGGGACTGTAATCAGCCAGCGTCTCCAGTATGGTCACCATATCCCTCACCGGTATTCGCTCTCTCAACAGATTGCAAAGCACTTTTTGAACGTCGCCTAAAGACATGTTCTTCGGTATGAGGTCATTTACAAGGGCCTCGTCCTCAGATTTGATGTTATCTATGAGCTGCTGCACATCTTGCCTCGTTATTATCTCATGGATATGCCTCTTCAACACCTCTGTTAAATGGGTAGCGATAACAGAAGTAGCATCTACAACGGTATACCCTGCCATTTCCGCCTTTTCCCTCTGGCTCTCGCTGATCCATACAGCAGGGAGCCCAAAAGCCGGCTCTTTTGTCTTGATCCCTACAAGCTCTTCTGTGGCGCCTCCAGGGTTCATTGCCAAGTAGTTATTGGGTATAACCTCAGCTCGGGCAACTACATTGCCGCGAATCTTTATGGTGTATTCGTTGCTACCCAACTGTATATTATCCCTAAGCCTTATCATAGGTATCACAACCCCCAGTTCCAGCGCCAACTGTCTCCTTATCATGACTATCCTATCCAAAAGGTCGCCGCCTTGCTTTACATCCGTAAGGGGTATAAGCCCATAACCAAACTCCAGTTCAATAGGGTCAACTTTGACAAGAGGTAATACATTTTCAATTTTCCGCATCTCTTCCGCCTCTTTAACGGATTTTGCTTCCACTTCTTTTGCTTCATTGACCTTGTAGGATTGCTGAAGGGTGTAACCAAGATAGCCAAAAATGCCTGCCATTATAAAATTGGGTAGTTTAGGCAAGCCTATAAGCCCCATAAAGGCCAGCAGAACTGCCGCTATCATGAGAATCTTTGGCTGAACCAACAGCTGCTTTAAGATGTCGTTGCCCAGATTGGAATCAGAGGCAGCTCTGGTAACAATGATACCTGTGGCTGTGGAGATTAAAAGCGCAGGTATCTGGGATACCAGGCCATCCCCCACTGTAAGCAATGTGTACTTTTGGAAAACCCCCATTATATCCATTCCTGTATTAAAGACAAGTCCTATCACTATGCCGCCGATTATGTTTATCAACGTTATTATAATGCTGGCTATTGCATCACCTTTGACGAACTTACTGGCACCGTCCATAGCCCCGTAAAAATCCGCTTCCCTTTGTATTTCCTGCCTTCTTCTTCTGGCCTCCGCTTCGTTTATGATACCTGTGTTCAGATCCGCGTCTATAGCCATCTGCTTTCCCGGCATAGCATCAAGGGTAAACCGGGCTGCTACCTCCGCTACCCTTTCCGCTCCCCTGGTTATGACGATAAACTGTACTACGATGATTATGAGAAAGACTATAAGGCCTACGACAAGATTGCCTCCGATGACAAAATTCCCAAAGGCCTGTATGACATCTCCTGCATAACCGTCTTTGAGTATAAGCCGTGTACTGGATATATTGAGAGCCAGCCTAAACAGGGTTGTTATGAGCAACAGCGATGGAAATATAGAAAAATCCAGAGATTTATTTATAAACATAGTGGTGAGCAATACCATTATTGAAATGGATATATTAAGGGTTATCATCACGTCAAGTACATGGGGAGGTAAAGGAATTATTATCATCATCACCACAACGAGTATGATCACAGATACGGTAATATCCCCATATTTTAACCTTCCACTCAATCTCTCACCCTCTTCTCCCGATTGATGCTGTAGACAAACGCTAGCACTTCTGCCACAGCATAATAAAGCTCTTCAGGTATCATCTGCCCTATGTCTACCATATGGTACAGGTTTCGCGCCAGTTCCTTGTTCTCCATGATGGGTACGCCATTTTTCTTAGCTTCTTCCTTTATCCTCTGGGCCAGGAAATCAACGCCCTTTGCTACCACTACAGGGGCAGCAGCGATCTTAATATCGTATTTCAGCGCTACAGCGTAATGGGTAGGATTAGTTATAACCACATCCGCCTCTGGGACCTGGCTCATCATCCTCCTCAGCGCCGACTTGCGCTGTCTCTCCCTGATCCTGGACTTTACATGGGGATTACCTTCCATCTCCTTTATTTCGTCTTTTACCTCCTGTTTTGTCATCATAATACCACGTTCAAAATCCCACCATTGATACAGGTAGTCCAAAACCGATATTCCCAGGATCAACATACCGGCTTTTAATCCTATTTCTACCACTGCTTTTACCAGATAATTGTTGATCTCCTCAATGCTCATATCTAAAAGCTGTGGAAGCATATCTATCTGCGACTTCACTGTGGTGTATAGCACAAAACCGATTAGCGCTACCTTTACCAACGACTTTATAAGCTCAACAACTCCCTTGGTGGAAAATATCCTTCTAAGCCCTTCTAGTGGGTTAAGCCTTTCCAGCTTAAAGCCCAAGGCCTCTCCTGTAAAGATAAATCCCACCTGACCGTAATTGAGAAGCAATCCTGTAGCCGCGGTCAATAGAGCTATGGGAACTACTATCTTGGCCGCTGTGGTGAGAATAAATACGAAAAATTTCTGAAGATTTGCCACGGTGTACAAATCGCTGTGATTGAGCACATAGGATGTGAATAAGTCTTTTATAAAGCTCTCCATTGTAACGGCGATGAAGGGAAACAAAGCGTTAAAAGCCAGAATAGACACCAATATAATAGCAGCAGCGGTCAAATCCCTGCTCTGAAAAACGTATCCTTTTTTCTTTAAATCCTGCCTTTTTTTAGGGGTGGCTTTTTCAGTTTTCTCTTCCGCAAAAAGCTGCAATAACATCACATCAACCTCAATATCCTAAGGTTATTGTAATCTATCCTGTTAAACAGCACATCCAATACCACGAGAAACATAGGCAACATAAGCATTATCACCCCAAACCCTATGAGTATTTTTAAAGGCAGCCCATTTATAAACACGTTCAGCTGAGGCACCGCCCTTGAGAGCAAAGCCAAGCTTACATCTGTAAGAAATATGGCTATTAAAACAGGGGCGCTTATTTTAATTCCCAAAACGAGCATTTCACCGAATACCTGTACCAGCTGACCTATCATTGAATCACTTATCACCATGCCGCCCACAGGTACCATGCGGTAACTGGCCACTAAAGCCTCAATGAGCCTATGATGTCCATTGGTAACAAGATAAACCATCAGCGAAAAATAGAATATAAAATTTCCCATAAGAGGCATGGGAGCCTGGGTAAAAGGGTCAAAGAGATTGACCATGCCAAATCCCATTTCCAGATCCATGACTTCACCTGCCACATAAAGGGCATTGAACAACAAGCGGCTTACAAAACCCATGGCCATGCCTGTGATAAATTCTTGCAAAAGCACAAGGGTCAACGTTATAAAATCCTTTGGAGGAGCAGCAGTTATAAAAGCCGATTGACCCACTATATAAGTCAGCGCTGCTACCAATACCGCCTTTACGTACATCGGAATGACCCTCGAACTAAAAAATGGAGCGAATGCAAAAAGTCCCGAAATTCTAAACAATACACATACGTATTTTAAAAGCGCCGCAGAAATCATCTTATATACCTCTGTATATTCAACAAAAGATCTTGAGTGTAATTGGTCATTACCGTCATCATCCACGGTCCAAAAATCAGAAGCACAATTACCACAATAGCAATTTTAGGTATAAACGTCAAGCTCTGCTCCTGTATTTGCGTCGTAGCCTGAAACACGCTGATAATCAACCCTATGAGCATGGATAGAAGCATAATAGGCCCTCCTATAAGCAGTGCCGTATATATAGCTTTTCTAGCCAGATCGATTACTATTGCCTGATCCATTTAACCACCTCATCTAAAACTCATAACGAGGGACTTAACCACCAGGTTCCAACCGTCGACCATTATAAACAGCAGCAGCTTAAAAGGCAAGGAGATCAGTACAGGAGGGAGCATAAACATGCCCATAGACATAAGGACACTGGACACCACCATATCGATAATCAAAAAAGGGATATATAGTATAAATCCTATTTCGAAACCCGTCTTTAACTCGCTTATAATAAACGCCGGAATCAGCGCAGAATTAGGCACCTGATCCAGCGACGTAACTTTTTGCCCTTTCATATCCATAAATAAGGCCAAATCGGCTTTGCGCGTCTGTTTAAACATAAACTGGCGCAATGGCTCCATTGCCCTTTTATACGCCACATCCTGGGTTATCTGCCCTTTGATATAAGGCTGTAAGGCGTTCTTGTTTATATCCGCTGCCACAGGGCTCATTATATAAAAAGTGAGAAACAAGGATAGCCCTATGAGGACCTGATTGGGCGGAATCTGCTGGGTACCCATTGCATTTCTCAAAAAAGAAAAAACTACAATTATCCTGGTAAAGGACGTAACCATTATTAAAATAGATGGCGCCAGCGTAAGCACCGTAAGCAGCAACATAAGCTGAACAGCCGTGGACATATTGTTGGGGTTATTCAATGCGTTTTTTAATAAATCAAGGCTATTCATCCTGGTCACCTGTGCTATTTACATCTTTTGCTTTGCCCAGATCCTGTATTAAATTCACGCTGCTATTTGTAACGCCAATGAGCATGCGCTTCTCCTCCACTTCCACCACCATCAGTTGTTTATCCTGTCCTATCTGCAGCACATCCACAACCTTGATGTACTTGCTGTCCGTCCTTACCATGCCCTTCTTTTTCAGCAACAACAATATAAAATACGCTATGGATATTACAATAACCAGGGAAAAAATCGTCCACAATATCTGAAAAAGCATATCACTTACCTATTATTTTTTTAACGGCTTCTATAACTCTATCGTGCTGAAAGGGCTTTACTATAAAATCCCTGGCCCCTGCCTGTATCGCCTCTATGACCATGGCTTGTTGCCCCATAGCTGAACACATCACAATTTTCGCATCAGGATCTATGGCTTTTATATTTTTCACTGCTTGAATGCCATCCATTTCGGGCATCGTTATATCCATTAAAACCAGATCGGGCTTTTCTTCTTTATATTTTTCTACTGCTACAACCCCGTTTTCAGCTTCGACAACAGATTCGTACCCATTTTTTTCAATATATCTTTTAACATCATCCTCATAAAAGCCGCATCATCTACAATAAGAATCTTCTTCATAATCTCACCCTCCATTTTATAGAATTTCTATGATCCTAACGCCAAAATTCTCGTCAATAACCACAACCTCGCCCTTTGCCACATTTTTGCCATTGACCAGGATATCCACAGGCTCCCCTGCTGCCTTATTTAATTCAATAATGGAACCGGGACCCAATTCCAATATTTCTTTAATAAGCTTATGAGTCCTGCCCAACTCCACGGTAACCTCAAGGGGCACATCTTTTATAAGTCCAATATTGGTGGAAAAATTTCCCGCAGGCTCCTCGTCGAACTCCTGAAATTTAACTGGGGAAACTTTAACAGCTTCTCCTTTAGGCTTATCTGCTCCCTCCATAGCAACGCCAGCAGCCACGGTAAAGTCTTCTTTTTCTTTAGCACCGCTGTTTTCAGCAGGTGCTGCCATCTCTTTAGTAGCATCTGCTGAATCATCCTTCTGCTCGCCATTTAATATCCTGCCTACCAGATCTTTGGCAAAATCCAGTGGTAGCAGCTGCATAATCTCGCTGTTTATTATATCTCCTACCACCATCTTAAAGGCAACCTTGACTATCTTCTGGCCG
The genomic region above belongs to Caldanaerobius polysaccharolyticus DSM 13641 and contains:
- a CDS encoding flagellar biosynthesis protein FlhF; protein product: MMIKKYIVNDMLEARMKIKSELGEDAIILHTAKYRERGIKGLFGRSKIEVIAAVDSKQDHLRTIKKDIELLRQEIHAQKSQSDDDNLYNKMLKAGFSPEVAKEIAIAGQDMEDIKELKSYFIKKIGFASPLKITSKPTVVLFVGPTGVGKTTTIAKMAANYALNYDKDVAFITADTYRIAAAEQLKTYADMIGSPIKVVDNSFELSLAIKAFEDKDIVFVDTAGRNHRSPYQMQNLKDLIKNVKMDEIYLVINSASKYGDIARILKEFSFLKYKIIFTKLDEAENLCGIVEARYLTDAPFSYVTVGQSVPDDIEILNPAKVVEQILGGI
- the flhB gene encoding flagellar biosynthesis protein FlhB, whose amino-acid sequence is MLLQLFAEEKTEKATPKKRQDLKKKGYVFQSRDLTAAAIILVSILAFNALFPFIAVTMESFIKDLFTSYVLNHSDLYTVANLQKFFVFILTTAAKIVVPIALLTAATGLLLNYGQVGFIFTGEALGFKLERLNPLEGLRRIFSTKGVVELIKSLVKVALIGFVLYTTVKSQIDMLPQLLDMSIEEINNYLVKAVVEIGLKAGMLILGISVLDYLYQWWDFERGIMMTKQEVKDEIKEMEGNPHVKSRIRERQRKSALRRMMSQVPEADVVITNPTHYAVALKYDIKIAAAPVVVAKGVDFLAQRIKEEAKKNGVPIMENKELARNLYHMVDIGQMIPEELYYAVAEVLAFVYSINREKRVRD
- the fliR gene encoding flagellar biosynthetic protein FliR, with protein sequence MISAALLKYVCVLFRISGLFAFAPFFSSRVIPMYVKAVLVAALTYIVGQSAFITAAPPKDFITLTLVLLQEFITGMAMGFVSRLLFNALYVAGEVMDLEMGFGMVNLFDPFTQAPMPLMGNFIFYFSLMVYLVTNGHHRLIEALVASYRMVPVGGMVISDSMIGQLVQVFGEMLVLGIKISAPVLIAIFLTDVSLALLSRAVPQLNVFINGLPLKILIGFGVIMLMLPMFLVVLDVLFNRIDYNNLRILRLM
- a CDS encoding MinD/ParA family protein; this encodes MDQAESLRQKVKARRSSKLITITSGKGGVGKSNIAVNLAIFLSKMGYRTVIVDADLGLGNVDVIMGISSKYNLSDVINGEKSILDIMIQGPADVKIVPAGNGIEELADIKKEQLDFLIQNFLLLDYCADYVIVDTGAGISEMVRKFVYAADEPILVVTPEPTSITDGYALVKSMSKVDGSKSFSFIVNKVESPREGQQIAEKFSDVIGRFLSMRVKSLGYVLDDKNVVRSVKAQEPIAIGFPKSNAARCLYDIALKLTNRDNVNYEGIKRFLSFFRRGENIWT
- the flhA gene encoding flagellar biosynthesis protein FlhA; the protein is MSGRLKYGDITVSVIILVVVMMIIIPLPPHVLDVMITLNISISIMVLLTTMFINKSLDFSIFPSLLLITTLFRLALNISSTRLILKDGYAGDVIQAFGNFVIGGNLVVGLIVFLIIIVVQFIVITRGAERVAEVAARFTLDAMPGKQMAIDADLNTGIINEAEARRRRQEIQREADFYGAMDGASKFVKGDAIASIIITLINIIGGIVIGLVFNTGMDIMGVFQKYTLLTVGDGLVSQIPALLISTATGIIVTRAASDSNLGNDILKQLLVQPKILMIAAVLLAFMGLIGLPKLPNFIMAGIFGYLGYTLQQSYKVNEAKEVEAKSVKEAEEMRKIENVLPLVKVDPIELEFGYGLIPLTDVKQGGDLLDRIVMIRRQLALELGVVIPMIRLRDNIQLGSNEYTIKIRGNVVARAEVIPNNYLAMNPGGATEELVGIKTKEPAFGLPAVWISESQREKAEMAGYTVVDATSVIATHLTEVLKRHIHEIITRQDVQQLIDNIKSEDEALVNDLIPKNMSLGDVQKVLCNLLRERIPVRDMVTILETLADYSPHVKDVNVLTEYVRQSLRRTISNLFAVNNKIHAITLDPQLENLISDSVKKTELGSYLSLDPRTINAIVNSIAEGLKKFVFSEQQPVILTSPAIRPYVRQITEHVFRDIPVLSYNELLPEITVDVLWKVTVS
- the fliQ gene encoding flagellar biosynthesis protein FliQ codes for the protein MDQAIVIDLARKAIYTALLIGGPIMLLSMLIGLIISVFQATTQIQEQSLTFIPKIAIVVIVLLIFGPWMMTVMTNYTQDLLLNIQRYIR